The DNA window CCGGGCTCACGCGGTCACCGCCGTCGGCTGCGGCTGCGGCTGCATCCCATGGTGCCGCCCGGGCCTCCTGGGGCTCCGCCCCGGACCCCGCGCCTCAATCGCCGGCGGGGCCGGGTCGTGCCCGGCGAGGCCCGGATCCGGCCTCGCCCGGGGGTCCCTCGCAGCGGTGGCCGGGGGAGATGGAGGCGCGGGGGTCCGGGAGCGGAGCCCCGGGCGGGTCCGGGCGGAGCCCGGGGAAAGGGGGAAGGGCGGGGGCGGGGTGGGGAAGCGCCCCTCAGGGCTGCGCAACGGCACCGCGGCCATCGGCGTCACGACGTCACCTGCCTGGGTTGGGAGTGGGCTGCTGCGAAGGCTGGGACTGGGGAGCCGACGGAGCCCCGGGGCTCGGCGCGGCCGAAGCAGCCGCCGAAGGGGCGGCCGAAGGGGCCGAAGCAGCCGCCGACGGGGCGGCGGGGGCCGGGGCCGACGGGGACGGAGCCGGAGGCGGCGCCTCGGCCTCCGCCGCGGTGCCCGTGATCTTGCCGTCCGGGCCGATGAAGACCGGGCTGCCGCCGGGGACGAGCCCCAGCTCCTGCGCCCGCCGCTGCAGCGCGTCCGGAGCCGAGTACGCGTCCACGTCGCGCTGCAGCGCCTGCTCCTCGTCCGTGAGCGCGGTGGTCTCCTTCTTCAGCCGGCTCAGCTGGAAGGAGCCCTCGTTCAGCGCCGAGTTCAGCAGCAGCAGGCTGATCAGCCCGCCGCCGAGCAGCGCCACCACCAGCAGGACGAACGGCATCCGCGCCGCCTGCCCGCCCGGACGCGGGCGTGGCCGGGGGCGGACGGGGCGCCCGCCGATCACCCGGCCGAGCCGCGCGGCGGCCTTCCCGCCCTTGGTCACAGTCGCGCCTCCCGGATGCGTTCCACCCCGCGGAACCTCGCCGGGGCGGCCCGCCGGTTCTCGGCGATCTCCTCCTCGGTCGGCAGCTCCGCGCCGCGCGTCAGCAGCTTCAGCTTCGGCTGGTACTTCTCCGGGACGACCGGCAGCCCGGGCGGGGCGGTCGAGGCCGCGCCCGCCGCGAAGACCTGCTTCACCAGCCGGTCCTCGAGCGAGTGGTACGAGAGCACGGCGATCCGGCCGCCGACGGCGATCCGGTCCACCGCCGCCGGAATGGCCCGCTCCAGCCCCGACAGCTCCCCGTTGACCTCGATGCGCAGGGCCTGGAAGGTCCGCTTGGCCGGGTTGCCGCCGGTCCGCTTGGCGGCCTGCGGCAGGGAGTCGCGGATCAGCTCGACCAGCCGGGCGCTGTTGGTGAAGGGCTCCTTCTCCCGCTCCCGGACGACCGCCGACACGATCCGCTTGGCCTGCTTCTCCTCGCCGTACTGGCGCAGGATCCGCACGAGCTCGCCGGGCGCGTAGGTGTTGAGCACCTCGGCCGCGCTGATGCCGGTCGTCTGGTCCATCCGCATGTCGAGGGGCGCGTCCTGCGCGTACGCGAACCCGCGGTCGGCCTCGTCCAGCTGCATGGAGGAGACGCCCAGGTCGAAGAGGATGCCCTGGACGGCCGGGAGGCCCAGGCCGTCGAGGACCTCGGCGAGGTCGGCGTAGATCGCGTGGACGAGGGTGGCCCGGTCGCCGAAGGGCGCGAGCCGCTCGCCGGAGAGCCGCAGGGCTTCCTTGTCGCGGTCGAGGCCGATCAGACGGGCCTCGGGGAACCGGGTCAGCAGGGCCTCGCTGTGGCCGCCGAGGCCGAGGGTGCAGTCGACGACGACGGCCCCGGGCCTCTCCAGCGCCGGGGCCAACAGGTCCAGGCACCGCTGGAGCATCACCGGGACATGTCGGGACTCGCTAGTCAAAGCGCCCTCTCAGATAACGGCGCGGCCGGCATACGCCGCGCCGCGCACGCGGAGTGTTACCAAGGGGCCGGGCGGCCGGTCAGGGCCGGGCTCCGGCCGGTTCGCGCCACTTTAGTGCAACGGTCGGCGCGGTCAACGAACCGCCCCGCGCGGCGTCCGAGCGGCTCCGACGGAACCCGCAAAAGCCGCGAATCACCCGGACGGTCGCCTCCTCCCCACTCCTGTGGGTTAGCTCACAACAAGGCTTGTTGACCTTCTTTGTCCACCCTCACTCGATGCCCGTACCCGCTGTGACCACTAACGTCGTATGCATGACGACTTCCGTACCCCTGCCCGCCGACTCCGCGCCCCAGGCGGCCGGTGCCGGCTCCGTCACCGACCGCCTGGTCGAGGCGAACCGGCGGTACGCCGGCAAATTCGCCGACCCCGGCATGGACGCCCGCCCGGTCCTCCAGGTGGCCGTCGTCGCGTGCATGGACGCCCGCCTCGACCTGCACGCCGCCCTCGGGCTGGAGCTCGGCGACTGCCACACCATCCGCAACGCTGGCGGCGTGGTCACCGACGACACCATCCGCTCGCTCACCATCAGCCAGCGGGCGCTGGGCACCCGCACGGTGATACTCATCCACCACACCGGCTGCGGCCTCGAAAGCCTGACCGAGGACTTCCGGCACGAGCTGGAGGACGAGGTCGGCCAGCGCCCCGCCTGGGCCGTGGAAGCCTTCCGGGACGTGGACCAGGACGTACGCCAGTCCATGCAGCGGGTCCGCACCAACCCCTTCCTGCCCCACCGCGACGATGTGCGAGGCTTCGTCTTCGATGTGCACACCGGCCTCCTGCGGGAGATCGATCCCAGCTCCTGAGTGACACGGGGCCGCGACGCCGTCAACAATGCGGGGAGACGCCCCCCGGGGAACCCCCCGGGGCGGTGTCCCTGTGTGGGGTGGGCCGGTCATGCGCCAAGGGCGTCGGCCCTGGAAATGGGCCGAGGAGAACCTGGTGACGACGTATGACGACCGAGCGAGCCTCGCGGATCTGACCAGCACGGCCGAGCGGGTCCGCCACTCGGTCGAGAGCGTGATCGAGGGCAAGCCCGAGGTCGTACGCCTCGCGCTGACGGTGCTGCTCGCCGAAGGGCACCTGCTCATCGAGGACGTCCCCGGAGTGGGCAAGACGATGCTCGCCAAGACGCTCGCCAAGTCCATCGACTGCTCGGTGCAGCGCATCCAGTTCACGCCGGACCTGCTGCCCTCGGACATCACCGGCGTGAGCATCTACGACCAGCAGCGCCGCGAGTTCGAGTTCAAGCCGGGCGCGATCTTCGCGCAGATCGTGATCGGCGACGAGATCAACCGCGCCTCGCCGAAGACCCAGTCCGCGCTGCTGGAGTCGATGGAGGAGCGCCAGGTCACCATCGACGGCACCACCTACACGCTGCCGAGCCCCTTCATGGTCGTCGCCACCCAGAACCCGGTGGAGATGGAAGGCACCTACCCGCTGCCCGAGGCCCAGCGCGACCGCTTCATGGCGCGGGTCTCCGTCGGCTACCCCAGCCCCGAGGCCGAGCTGCAGATGCTCGACGTGCACGGCGGGCTCTCCCCGCTCGACGACCTGACGGCCGTCGCGCACGCCCACGAGATCGTCAAGCTCATCGAGGCGGTCCGCGAGGTGTACGTGGCCGAGCCGGTCCGGCGCTACGTCGTCGACCTGGTCTCGGCCACCCGCAGCCACCCCGACCTGCGCCTGGGCGCCTCGCCCCGGGCCACCCTGCACCTGCTGCGCGCCGTGAAGGCCTCCGCCGCGCTCGCCGGCCGGGACTACGTCCTGCCCGACGACGTCCAGGCGCTGGCCGGCCCCGTCCTCGCGCACCGGCTGCTGCCCACCGCCCAGGCCCAGCTGAACCGCCGCACCGCCGAGCAGGTCGTCGGCGAGATCCTCCAGCGCACCCCCGTCCCGGCCGCGCACGCCCGCGGCGAGATGCCGCCCGGCGCGGGCATCCGGGGCTTCTGATGAGCGCCGGTGCCCCGCGCGGCGCCGGCGGTCGGGGCGGCGGGATGCGCGCGTCGCTGTCCGGCCTGACCACCCGCGGCCGCTCCTTCCTGGCCGCCGGGATCGCCGCGGCGGTGTGCGCGTACGTGCTGGGGCAGGGCGCGCTGCTCCGGGTCGGACTGCTGCTCGCCCTGCTGCCGCTGCTGTGCGTCTACGCCCTGCACCGCACCCGCTACCGGGTCTCCGGGAGCCGCCGGCTGACCCCGGGGCGGGTCCCCGCGGGCGCCGAGGCGCGGGTGCAGCTGCGCATGGACAACACCTCCCGGCTCCCCACCGGCCTGCTGATGCTCCAGGACCGGGTGCCGTACGTCCTCGGCCCGCGCCCGCGGTTCGTCCTGGACCGGGTCGAGCCCGGCGGCCGCCGCGAGGTGTCCTACCGGGTCCGCTCCGACCTGCGCGGCCGCTATCCGTTGGGCCCGCTCCAGCTGCGGCTGACCGACCCCTTCGGGCTGGTCGAGCTAACCCGCTCGTTCAGCGCCTTCGACACCCTCACCGTCATCCCGCGCACCGAGCCCTTGGCCCCGGTGCGCCTGTCCGGCGAGTCCTCCGGGTACGGCGACGGCTCGCGCCGCTCGCTGGCTTTGGCCGGCGACGACGACGTGATCCCGCGCGGCTACCGGCGCGGCGACGACCTGCGCCGGGTGCACTGGCGCTCCACCGCCCGCTACGGCGAGCTGATGGTCCGGCGCGAAGAGCAGCCCCAGCGCAGCAGGGCCACCGTCCTGCTGGACACCCGGCAGCTCGCCTTCGAGGGCGCCGGCCCCGACTCCGCCTTCGAGTGGGCCGTCTCCGCGGCCGCCTCCAGCCTGGTCCACCTCCTGGAGCAGGGCTACGCGGTACGGCTGCTCACCGACACCGGGGACTGCGTGCCCGGTCTGGGCGGCGGCGGCTTCTCCTCGGGCGGGCACGAGTCCGCGGAGGCCGCCGGGTTGATGATGGACACCCTCGCGGTCGTCGGGCACTCCGACGGCACCGGGCTGACCCGGGCCTACGACGCCGTGCGCGGCGGCGGTGGCGGTTTCGGCGAAGTCGGCGGGGACGGGCTGCTCATCGCCTTCTTCGGCGACCTGGACGACGTACAGACCGACCTCGCGGCCAAGATGCGCCAGCGCACCGGGGGCGCGGTGGCCTTCGTCCTGGACTCCGCGACCTGGGCCGGACAGCCGGCGCGGGACCATGCCCTGCCCTCGGTGGAACAGCGGCTGCACCGGCTGCGCGACGCGGGTTGGACGGCGCTCGCCGCCCCGCCCGGGGCCGCCTTCGGCGAGCTGTGGCGGCGTGCGGGGAGCACGGCGTTCGGTACGGGAACCCCTGGAGGCCGGGGATGAGCGGGCGCGCGAGAGTGACGCTGTTCGCGGCGCTGGCGACGCTGCTCACCGCCTGGTCGCTGGTCCCGCTGGTCGAGTCGGCGGGCTGGCTGCTCCAGGCGGCGCTGCTGCTGGCCGTGCAGAGCGCGGTGGGGGCGGGGGCCCGGCGGGTGCCGCTGGCGCGGTCGCTGACCGTGGCCGCGCAGCTGCTGGTGTCGCTGCTGACCCTCGCGGTCCTGTTCGCGGGGAAGGGCGAGTCGACCGGGAGCGGGCCGCTGGCCTACCTGGTCACGGACTTCGGGGCGCTGTACCAGCGCGGCGCGCAGGATGTGAGCGAGTTCGCGATCCCGGCCCCGCTGACGGACGGCATCCGGCTGCTGCTGGTGTCCGGGGTGCTGCTGATCGGGCTGCTGGTGGACACCCTCGCGGTGACCCTGCGGACGGCCGCGGCGGCCGGGCTGCCGCTGCTCGCGCTGTACTCGGTGGCCGCGGGCCTGTCGGGCGGCGGGGACGCCTCCTGGTTCGCCTTCCTGCTGGCGGGCTGCGGCTACCTGATGATGCTGCTGTCGGAGGGCCGGGACCGGCTGGCGCAGTGGGGCCGGGTCTTCGGCGCGGCCCCGCGCGAGCGGATCTCGGCCGCCTCCGGCCTCGGCGGCGGCAAGGAGGGCCGGCTCACGGCCCCGGTGCGGACCGGCCGGCGGATCGGCGCGATGGCCCTGGGCCTGGCGCTGGCGGTGCCGGCGGCCCTGCCCTCGCTCGGCGGCGGGCTGCTGGGCGGCCCGGGCGGGGGCGAGGCGGCCGACGGCGGTGTGGGCGGGACGATCTCGGCGGTGAACCCGCTGATCTCCCTGCAGAGCAACCTGAACGCGCAGGACAACCGGGTCGTGCTCAAGTACCGGACGGACAATCCCCAGCAGGGCGAGCAGTACCTGCGGATCCTGGCCCTGGACGAGTTCAACGGGATCAAGTGGGAGGCCTCCGGGCGGTCCCTGTCCGACGTCCCGGAGCGGCTGCCGAACCCGCCCGGGCTGAGCGGGGACGTCCGCCAGGGCGCGGCCGAGGTGCAGACCAACGTGTCGGCGGCGGAGACGTACACCCAGCGCTACCTGCCCATGCCGTACCCGGCGACCTCGGTGGACATCAAGGGGAAGTGGCGGTTCGAGCCGGCCGGGCGGACCCTGGTCGGGGACCAGCTGGGCAAGGACAGGTTCCAGAACGTGCAGGGCGCGCAGTACTCCGTGCGCAGCCTGCTGCTGAAGCCGACGGCGCAGCAGCTGCGGAGCGCGCCCGAGCCGGACCCGGAGGTCCGCGCCGAGTACACGAAGCTGCCGGACAACCTGCCGCCCGTGGTCGGCGACACGGCGCGCCAGGTGACGCAGGGGGCCAAGGACGACTACGCGCGGGCCGTGAAGCTCCAGGACTTCTTCGCCGTGAACGGCGGGTTCCGCTACAACACGAAGACGGCCTCGGGCACCGGGCCGCAGGCGGTGGCCCGCTTCCTCGCCGACAAGGAGGGCTTCTGCATCCACTTCGCCTTCTCGATGGCGGCGATGTCCCGGTCGCTGGGCATCCCGGCGCGGGTGGCGGTGGGCTTCACGCCGGGCGAGAGGCAGCCCGACGGCAGCGTCAACGTGTCGATGCGGGACGCGCACGCCTGGCCGGAGCTGTACTTCGAGGGGGTCGGGTGGACGCGGTTCGAGCCGACGCCCCGCTCCGGCATCAACGTGCCGGACTACTCCCGGCCGCAGGCTCCCACCGTGCAGCCGTCCGCGCCCGCGCCGCTGCCCTCGCAGGGGGCGGCGCAGCCGTCGGCCGCGCCGTCGAAGGCGGACGAGTGCCCGCCGGAGCTGAAGAAGCTCGGCGAGTGCGGTGCGGCCGCGCCGCGGCCGAGCGCGTCGGGTGGCGGTGGGCCGTCGGTGCCGGCGGTGCTCGGCTGGGCCATGGTGGCGCTGGCGGCGCTGGGCCTGCCGCTGCTCCCGCTGCTGTGGCGCGGCCGGGTGCGGGCCCGCAGGCTGGGCGCCGGGGAGGTGTCGGCGGCGTGGCGCGAGCTGGGCGACGCCGCGTGGGACGTGGGCGTCCGGCCGGACGAGGCGCTGTCGCCGCGGCGGGCCGCCGTGCGGGTGGTGGAGCTCGGGCGGCTGGACGCGGAGGCCGGCGCCGCGGTGCACCGGGTCGCGGGGGCGCTGGAACGGGCCCTGTACGCGCCGCCGGGCGCGGCGGTGTCGTACGAGGGGCTGGCGGACGACGTCCTGCTGGCGCGGGCGGGGCTGCTGGCGGGCGTGGGCCGGCCGGCCCGGCTGCGAGCGCTGCTGCTGCCGCGCTCGGCGGCCCGTCTCGCCTGGTCGGCGTCCCGCCGCTGGGCGGCCCTGGCGGACCGCACGGCCACGGCGGCGACCCGCATCCGCCTCCGCATGCCCCTCCGGGGCCGCGGCTGAGACACCTCTGCGGGTCCGCTGCGGGGGGCTCCGCCCCCGGGCCCCCGCGCTTCCAACGCCGACGGGGCTGGAATCGCGAGGAGCACGGCACCGGCAGACGCGCGAACGCGGCGAGGCTCGATCCCCCCGAGCCCCGCCGCGTTCGCGTACCGCGTCACGGAGGAGGTACCCGGTCCGCTCCGCAGCCCCGTGTCGGCGGTGCGGACCGGGCCTCCTGTCCGTTGCCCCCAGTCTCGCGTCCGCGCAGGTGGGGGCCCATCCGCGCAGGTACTCATTTCCGTGGCTAGGTACGGATACTCAGCCGCGGCGGGCCCCACCAGTTGTAC is part of the Streptomyces subrutilus genome and encodes:
- the rsmH gene encoding 16S rRNA (cytosine(1402)-N(4))-methyltransferase RsmH; this translates as MLQRCLDLLAPALERPGAVVVDCTLGLGGHSEALLTRFPEARLIGLDRDKEALRLSGERLAPFGDRATLVHAIYADLAEVLDGLGLPAVQGILFDLGVSSMQLDEADRGFAYAQDAPLDMRMDQTTGISAAEVLNTYAPGELVRILRQYGEEKQAKRIVSAVVREREKEPFTNSARLVELIRDSLPQAAKRTGGNPAKRTFQALRIEVNGELSGLERAIPAAVDRIAVGGRIAVLSYHSLEDRLVKQVFAAGAASTAPPGLPVVPEKYQPKLKLLTRGAELPTEEEIAENRRAAPARFRGVERIREARL
- a CDS encoding beta-class carbonic anhydrase; this translates as MTTSVPLPADSAPQAAGAGSVTDRLVEANRRYAGKFADPGMDARPVLQVAVVACMDARLDLHAALGLELGDCHTIRNAGGVVTDDTIRSLTISQRALGTRTVILIHHTGCGLESLTEDFRHELEDEVGQRPAWAVEAFRDVDQDVRQSMQRVRTNPFLPHRDDVRGFVFDVHTGLLREIDPSS
- a CDS encoding AAA family ATPase gives rise to the protein MTTYDDRASLADLTSTAERVRHSVESVIEGKPEVVRLALTVLLAEGHLLIEDVPGVGKTMLAKTLAKSIDCSVQRIQFTPDLLPSDITGVSIYDQQRREFEFKPGAIFAQIVIGDEINRASPKTQSALLESMEERQVTIDGTTYTLPSPFMVVATQNPVEMEGTYPLPEAQRDRFMARVSVGYPSPEAELQMLDVHGGLSPLDDLTAVAHAHEIVKLIEAVREVYVAEPVRRYVVDLVSATRSHPDLRLGASPRATLHLLRAVKASAALAGRDYVLPDDVQALAGPVLAHRLLPTAQAQLNRRTAEQVVGEILQRTPVPAAHARGEMPPGAGIRGF
- a CDS encoding DUF58 domain-containing protein, producing MSAGAPRGAGGRGGGMRASLSGLTTRGRSFLAAGIAAAVCAYVLGQGALLRVGLLLALLPLLCVYALHRTRYRVSGSRRLTPGRVPAGAEARVQLRMDNTSRLPTGLLMLQDRVPYVLGPRPRFVLDRVEPGGRREVSYRVRSDLRGRYPLGPLQLRLTDPFGLVELTRSFSAFDTLTVIPRTEPLAPVRLSGESSGYGDGSRRSLALAGDDDVIPRGYRRGDDLRRVHWRSTARYGELMVRREEQPQRSRATVLLDTRQLAFEGAGPDSAFEWAVSAAASSLVHLLEQGYAVRLLTDTGDCVPGLGGGGFSSGGHESAEAAGLMMDTLAVVGHSDGTGLTRAYDAVRGGGGGFGEVGGDGLLIAFFGDLDDVQTDLAAKMRQRTGGAVAFVLDSATWAGQPARDHALPSVEQRLHRLRDAGWTALAAPPGAAFGELWRRAGSTAFGTGTPGGRG
- a CDS encoding DUF3488 and transglutaminase-like domain-containing protein, producing MSGRARVTLFAALATLLTAWSLVPLVESAGWLLQAALLLAVQSAVGAGARRVPLARSLTVAAQLLVSLLTLAVLFAGKGESTGSGPLAYLVTDFGALYQRGAQDVSEFAIPAPLTDGIRLLLVSGVLLIGLLVDTLAVTLRTAAAAGLPLLALYSVAAGLSGGGDASWFAFLLAGCGYLMMLLSEGRDRLAQWGRVFGAAPRERISAASGLGGGKEGRLTAPVRTGRRIGAMALGLALAVPAALPSLGGGLLGGPGGGEAADGGVGGTISAVNPLISLQSNLNAQDNRVVLKYRTDNPQQGEQYLRILALDEFNGIKWEASGRSLSDVPERLPNPPGLSGDVRQGAAEVQTNVSAAETYTQRYLPMPYPATSVDIKGKWRFEPAGRTLVGDQLGKDRFQNVQGAQYSVRSLLLKPTAQQLRSAPEPDPEVRAEYTKLPDNLPPVVGDTARQVTQGAKDDYARAVKLQDFFAVNGGFRYNTKTASGTGPQAVARFLADKEGFCIHFAFSMAAMSRSLGIPARVAVGFTPGERQPDGSVNVSMRDAHAWPELYFEGVGWTRFEPTPRSGINVPDYSRPQAPTVQPSAPAPLPSQGAAQPSAAPSKADECPPELKKLGECGAAAPRPSASGGGGPSVPAVLGWAMVALAALGLPLLPLLWRGRVRARRLGAGEVSAAWRELGDAAWDVGVRPDEALSPRRAAVRVVELGRLDAEAGAAVHRVAGALERALYAPPGAAVSYEGLADDVLLARAGLLAGVGRPARLRALLLPRSAARLAWSASRRWAALADRTATAATRIRLRMPLRGRG